Proteins from one Cryptomeria japonica chromosome 4, Sugi_1.0, whole genome shotgun sequence genomic window:
- the LOC131033411 gene encoding elongation factor 2-like, translating to MHSVCQIYASALSGSRIWSTPEQALGGIYGVLNQKRGQVFEEMQRAGSPLYNIKAYLPIIESFGFSGTLQEATSGQAFPQSVFDHWDMMGSDPLEHGTQAQKLVLDVRKRKGIKEKMKPLFEFENKL from the exons ATGCATTCGGTCTGTCAGATTTATGCATCTGCTCTGTCAGGTTCACGCATTTGGTCT ACTCCTGAACAGGCACTTGGAGGTATTTACGGTGTGCTAAATCAGAAGAGGGGCCAAGTGTTTGAGGAAATGCAGAGAGCAGGATCTCCGCTCTACAACATCAAGGCATATTTGCCAATCATAGAGTCATTTGGGTTCTCTGGCACTCTCCAAGAAGCAACTTCTGGTCAGGCTTTCCCTCAAAGTGTGTTTGATCACTGGGATATGATGGGTTCTGATCcactagagcatggtactcaagctCAGAAGCTGGTTCTTGATGTCCGTAAGAGAAAGGGTATCAAGGAGAAAATGAAGCCCTTGTTTGAGTTTGAGAATAAGCTATAA